One Spiroplasma endosymbiont of Dioctria linearis DNA segment encodes these proteins:
- the coaBC gene encoding bifunctional phosphopantothenoylcysteine decarboxylase/phosphopantothenate--cysteine ligase CoaBC has product MKKQINLIVTGGIAASKALKLYQLLTKTYEVKLIITKNAKKFADFGDIDYLEDIFDRNFYDSHHYGEHIKIAFQSTLNVVYPASYNYIGKIANGIADDLASLIFSVSNYKTILFPSMNSNMYLNPILEKNKHILESSGNVKWIEPKYGKLASGHEGIGRSLEPEEVIKFIDLELNSFKNLSNKTVLLNFGKTRSYIDKVRYITNASSGKMGSELKKILKNNCKALKTVFGDTLVANISDDDNIYVKTNSEMLEQMLKNFNKSDIVICSAALYDFEVENYIDKKIEKRSLSDKELNLTLNPAIDVLKELGKVKKNQFLVGFSLANNFDLEKAWKKVKEKNLDMLVVNLASAMESNSNEIKILLTKNKKIIEFNKAKKSEIAFNIIKTINDNI; this is encoded by the coding sequence ATGAAAAAACAAATAAATTTAATAGTTACAGGAGGAATTGCTGCTAGTAAAGCTTTAAAACTATATCAATTATTGACAAAAACTTATGAAGTTAAGTTAATAATAACTAAAAATGCTAAAAAGTTTGCAGATTTTGGTGATATTGACTATTTAGAGGACATATTTGATAGAAATTTCTATGACTCACACCATTATGGTGAGCATATAAAAATTGCCTTTCAAAGCACTCTAAATGTGGTTTATCCTGCTTCTTACAACTATATTGGTAAAATTGCCAATGGAATAGCTGATGATTTAGCTAGTTTAATATTCTCTGTTTCAAATTACAAAACAATTTTATTCCCAAGCATGAACTCAAATATGTATTTAAACCCTATTTTAGAGAAAAATAAGCATATTTTAGAGTCTAGTGGAAATGTTAAGTGAATTGAGCCAAAATATGGTAAATTAGCAAGTGGTCATGAAGGAATTGGTAGATCATTAGAACCTGAAGAAGTAATAAAATTTATTGATTTAGAACTAAATAGTTTTAAAAACTTATCAAATAAAACAGTTCTACTAAATTTTGGCAAAACTAGAAGTTATATTGATAAAGTTAGATATATTACAAATGCAAGTAGTGGCAAAATGGGATCTGAATTAAAAAAAATTCTAAAAAACAATTGTAAAGCGTTAAAAACTGTCTTTGGTGACACATTAGTGGCAAATATTTCAGATGATGATAATATTTACGTAAAAACAAACTCCGAAATGTTGGAACAAATGTTAAAAAACTTTAATAAATCAGATATTGTCATTTGTTCAGCTGCTTTATATGACTTTGAAGTTGAAAATTATATTGATAAAAAAATAGAAAAAAGATCTCTTTCAGATAAGGAATTAAATTTAACCCTAAATCCCGCAATTGATGTTTTAAAGGAACTAGGAAAAGTTAAAAAAAATCAATTCTTGGTTGGGTTTTCCTTAGCAAATAATTTTGATTTAGAAAAAGCTTGAAAAAAAGTAAAAGAAAAAAATCTTGATATGTTAGTAGTAAATCTAGCAAGTGCTATGGAATCAAATAGTAATGAAATTAAAATATTATTAACAAAAAACAAGAAAATTATTGAGTTTAATAAGGCAAAAAAAAGTGAAATTGCCTTTAATATTATAAAAACAATTAATGATAATATTTAA
- a CDS encoding BspA family leucine-rich repeat surface protein: MFKLLCLLAYSTFGMTNISPVVNEVSKNSDELIYDYPVITNDENVLPKVDQVTIYVDSNGIVHQTEEKNFLGVDVQKIIKMGVWSDGTTIINCRVREMPSVLPKEITSLENLFRYNKNEKIYGIEEWDTSNITNMSWMFYAANNFNQDISNWNTSNVTNMSRMFNLAFNFNQDIGSWNTSSVADMTFMFWSAYKFNQDIGNWDTSNVTNMQGMFNSASEFNQDIGNWDTLNVTDMKSMFMEAYDFNQDIGRWNTSNVVDMSSMFWSAKSFNQDIGSWNTSSVINMSNMFYNASSFNQDIGGWDTLNVREMTGMFQFATNFNQDIGSWNTSSVWTLGFMFYNAYSFNQDIGRWDTSGVTYMSHVFYKADKFNQDIGNWDTSNANFMQYMFFEALNFNQDISRWDTSKVFDMSYMFTNAHNFNQNISKWNVDCVILWVDFANNSGLQEDFIPEKFK, from the coding sequence ATGTTTAAATTGTTATGTTTATTAGCATATAGTACATTTGGAATGACTAATATTTCTCCAGTAGTTAATGAGGTTTCAAAAAACTCTGATGAATTAATATATGATTATCCTGTGATAACAAATGATGAAAATGTTTTACCAAAAGTAGATCAAGTAACTATATATGTTGATAGTAATGGTATTGTGCATCAAACAGAAGAAAAAAATTTTTTAGGTGTTGATGTTCAAAAAATTATAAAAATGGGTGTTTGAAGTGATGGAACAACAATAATAAATTGTCGTGTAAGGGAAATGCCAAGTGTATTACCAAAAGAAATTACATCATTGGAAAATTTATTTAGATATAATAAGAATGAAAAAATTTATGGAATTGAAGAATGAGATACATCTAATATAACAAATATGAGTTGAATGTTTTATGCAGCTAATAATTTTAATCAAGATATTAGTAATTGAAATACATCAAATGTAACAAATATGAGTAGAATGTTTAATTTAGCATTTAATTTTAATCAAGATATTGGTAGTTGAAATACATCAAGCGTAGCAGATATGACTTTTATGTTTTGAAGTGCTTATAAGTTTAATCAAGATATTGGTAATTGAGATACATCGAATGTAACAAATATGCAGGGTATGTTTAATTCTGCTTCTGAGTTTAATCAAGATATTGGTAATTGAGATACATTGAATGTAACCGATATGAAAAGTATGTTTATGGAAGCTTATGATTTTAATCAAGATATTGGTAGATGAAATACATCAAACGTAGTAGATATGAGTAGTATGTTTTGAAGTGCTAAAAGTTTTAATCAAGATATTGGTAGCTGAAATACATCAAGTGTGATAAATATGAGTAATATGTTTTATAATGCTTCTAGTTTTAATCAAGATATTGGTGGATGAGATACATTAAATGTAAGAGAAATGACAGGAATGTTTCAATTTGCTACTAATTTTAATCAAGATATTGGTAGTTGAAATACATCAAGTGTATGAACTTTAGGTTTTATGTTTTATAATGCTTATAGTTTTAATCAAGATATTGGTAGATGAGATACATCGGGTGTAACTTATATGAGTCATGTTTTCTATAAAGCAGATAAATTTAATCAAGATATTGGTAATTGAGATACATCAAATGCAAACTTCATGCAATATATGTTTTTTGAAGCTTTAAACTTTAATCAAGATATTAGTAGATGAGATACATCAAAAGTATTTGATATGAGTTATATGTTTACTAATGCTCATAATTTTAATCAAAATATTTCAAAATGAAATGTGGATTGTGTAATATTATGAGTTGACTTTGCAAATAATTCTGGTTTACAAGAGGATTTTATTCCAGAGAAATTTAAATAA
- the rpsU gene encoding 30S ribosomal protein S21, which translates to MASVVVREGEPIEKALKRFQKVAASNKSEARRREYHLSKKEKRIYKQKQNKKFG; encoded by the coding sequence ATGGCAAGTGTTGTTGTACGCGAAGGTGAACCAATTGAAAAAGCACTGAAACGTTTTCAAAAAGTAGCTGCTTCAAATAAATCAGAAGCAAGAAGACGTGAATATCATTTAAGTAAAAAAGAAAAACGTATTTACAAACAAAAACAAAACAAAAAATTTGGTTAA
- a CDS encoding PTS transporter subunit EIIC, giving the protein MENYQTQFRGFDIAWYTKNKAKSFLKKLGTSFGFVIILMPIFGIILSIGNATKVNLLINIGSILFSNIGIWFALAIIIGFTSNKGVAVYCGILSYLVFNVFIWASIKDNSVNKNLFDIWFWKDLQKNLYLSKLFFGGLETFNSGVIGGILVGTYVTFIYKKFKDINLPKGLEFFAKERFVIILTIIFSMVFASLFIIVWPIFGYVLSMMGAVVAKSPIGLDAFIFRTIQRMLIPFGSNLLWQSPMWYTQVGGDLNSYQQDLLIQYLLRESHGENLAIVTELLNIKEKGFGQEEITTIFKNYLGESDFNLIETPINIWFKETESIFQSNPSGDQIIWNIVSTNKYITIDDCWNAGLRVSRFISGGYINSIFILPTLSLTLLLMTPRGEKRSKMGIYITAALTAMLVGVTEPVEYLFCYSMPLFYFAIYCPLNGILAMLTSLFKVKLGTSFSTGIFDFILSGIIPTANGVNTKIWIIPIIGVIASIFIFIVAFFWFKKFNREENNDIINAKLLRDSIYKLIEDFGGIKNILSYQLTQKDLTIKFKNTNNTMNLFDHFEKIEKKEDTIIFSIIDNNKEKIEILNFIISNKNKKKMFKKELQ; this is encoded by the coding sequence ATGGAAAATTACCAAACTCAATTTAGAGGATTTGATATAGCATGATATACAAAAAATAAAGCAAAAAGTTTCTTGAAAAAATTAGGAACTAGTTTTGGTTTTGTAATTATTTTAATGCCTATTTTTGGAATTATTTTATCAATTGGAAATGCTACAAAAGTAAATCTCCTAATTAATATCGGCAGTATTTTATTTTCAAATATTGGTATTTGATTTGCACTAGCAATTATAATAGGTTTTACTTCAAATAAGGGAGTTGCTGTTTATTGTGGAATTTTATCTTATTTAGTCTTTAATGTTTTTATTTGAGCTTCAATTAAAGATAATTCAGTGAATAAAAACTTATTTGATATTTGATTTTGAAAGGACTTACAAAAAAACCTCTATCTTTCAAAATTATTTTTTGGTGGCTTAGAAACATTTAATTCTGGAGTTATTGGTGGCATTCTTGTTGGAACCTATGTTACATTTATTTATAAGAAGTTTAAAGATATAAATTTACCAAAGGGTTTAGAATTTTTTGCTAAAGAAAGATTTGTAATAATTTTAACTATTATTTTTTCAATGGTTTTTGCTTCTCTTTTTATAATAGTATGACCAATATTTGGCTATGTTTTGTCGATGATGGGAGCTGTGGTTGCCAAATCACCAATTGGATTAGATGCTTTTATATTTAGAACAATACAAAGAATGTTAATACCTTTTGGCTCAAATTTACTTTGACAATCTCCAATGTGATACACCCAAGTAGGTGGAGATTTAAATTCATATCAACAAGACTTATTGATTCAATATCTTTTAAGAGAATCACATGGTGAAAATCTAGCTATTGTAACGGAACTTTTAAATATTAAGGAAAAGGGATTCGGACAAGAAGAAATTACTACAATTTTTAAAAACTATTTAGGAGAGAGTGATTTTAATTTAATTGAGACTCCAATAAATATTTGATTTAAAGAAACTGAAAGTATTTTTCAATCAAATCCAAGTGGAGATCAAATTATTTGAAATATTGTCTCAACTAATAAATATATTACCATTGATGATTGTTGAAATGCTGGTTTAAGAGTAAGTAGATTTATTTCAGGAGGTTATATAAATTCAATTTTTATTCTGCCAACTTTATCATTAACTTTGTTATTAATGACACCAAGAGGGGAGAAAAGATCAAAAATGGGTATTTACATTACAGCTGCTTTAACAGCTATGCTTGTAGGAGTAACAGAGCCTGTAGAATATCTATTTTGTTATTCAATGCCTTTATTTTATTTTGCTATTTATTGTCCTTTAAATGGTATTTTAGCAATGTTAACCTCATTGTTTAAAGTAAAACTAGGAACATCATTTTCAACTGGTATTTTTGATTTTATATTAAGTGGTATTATTCCAACTGCAAATGGAGTAAATACAAAAATATGAATAATTCCAATAATTGGAGTTATTGCAAGTATCTTTATATTTATTGTGGCTTTCTTTTGATTTAAGAAATTTAATAGAGAAGAAAATAATGATATTATAAATGCTAAGTTATTGAGAGATTCAATTTATAAATTAATTGAAGATTTTGGAGGAATAAAAAATATTCTTAGTTATCAGTTAACTCAAAAAGATTTAACTATTAAATTTAAAAACACTAATAATACTATGAACTTATTCGACCATTTTGAAAAAATTGAAAAAAAAGAGGACACTATAATTTTTTCAATCATTGATAACAATAAAGAAAAGATTGAGATATTAAATTTTATTATTTCAAATAAAAATAAGAAAAAAATGTTTAAAAAAGAACTTCAATAG
- a CDS encoding lipoprotein, which yields MKKIINFFSVVSLLTSTTAAVVACGNTENSNRFYETNYNKAFQTVFKNQKNTKIKEFSMLPDLEKKVEIPEPETKIEKQAQLLNLNGNELKLNCDEFICDRDNTFFGNELSSDEYGNVGNDNNIKDRIMTQYALDDLAQWFNIEPNEKKNTFYDYSNLELSLDYSKNIYFFGKYRKEDNLILLSKQNSLEIIDKKKDKKINTELNFFDKEFILNEEIIKNLLLAESVNIESEEIVENDSEEKEINNILKISFEDVDKTKKMEKINIVKNLFYYYQQDLDFKLNNNEIEAKELENNQEEYESINLKSFNIDNIKIDKISIEINIKGEENEENNLYTI from the coding sequence TTGAAAAAAATAATTAATTTTTTTAGTGTTGTATCTTTGTTAACTTCGACAACAGCTGCAGTTGTGGCTTGTGGGAACACTGAAAATAGTAATAGATTTTATGAAACTAACTATAATAAAGCATTTCAAACAGTTTTTAAGAACCAAAAAAACACTAAAATAAAGGAATTTTCCATGCTTCCTGATTTAGAAAAAAAAGTTGAGATTCCAGAGCCAGAAACTAAAATTGAAAAACAAGCGCAACTACTTAATTTAAATGGAAATGAATTAAAATTAAATTGTGATGAATTTATATGTGATAGAGATAATACTTTTTTTGGTAATGAACTTAGTTCAGACGAATATGGTAATGTTGGAAATGATAATAATATAAAAGATAGAATAATGACACAATATGCCTTGGATGATTTGGCTCAGTGATTTAATATAGAACCTAATGAAAAGAAAAATACTTTCTATGATTATTCAAATCTAGAGTTAAGTTTGGATTATTCAAAAAATATATATTTTTTTGGAAAGTATAGAAAAGAAGATAATTTAATTCTTTTATCTAAACAAAATAGTTTAGAAATAATTGATAAAAAGAAAGATAAAAAAATTAATACGGAATTGAATTTTTTTGATAAAGAATTTATTTTAAATGAAGAAATTATTAAGAATTTACTTTTAGCTGAATCAGTTAACATTGAATCTGAAGAAATCGTTGAAAATGATTCAGAAGAAAAGGAGATAAATAATATTTTGAAAATATCTTTTGAAGATGTTGATAAGACAAAAAAAATGGAGAAAATAAATATTGTAAAAAACTTATTTTATTATTATCAACAAGATTTAGACTTTAAATTAAATAATAATGAAATAGAAGCAAAGGAATTAGAAAATAATCAAGAAGAGTATGAATCAATTAACTTGAAAAGTTTTAATATAGATAATATAAAAATTGATAAAATTTCTATAGAAATTAATATAAAAGGGGAAGAAAATGAAGAAAATAATTTATATACTATCTAG
- the ruvB gene encoding Holliday junction branch migration DNA helicase RuvB, whose translation MENNVFRPNSLKEFIGQTNIINNLNIFVKSAQKRNKNLDHILIHGSSGLGKTSLAYLVSKIINKKIYILNGQSLQKPSDIIFPLTSLKENEILFIDEIHSVSKEVFEILYPVLEDNKLNIIVGKEYNSKVVNIKVANFTLVGATTEINKLAEPFKNRFPILFHFQHYSENEIADIIQLNCKKLEIDLNKEVINYISKFCQNTPRVAINLLKRIYDYIITLDLKNIDIKIIKSIFLKLEIYKFGLTNQEISYLKLLYKHSVLGIETIQQVMGLQQQIIIKLIEPILIRNFLVEKTFKGKKITDKAIEWLEKEILV comes from the coding sequence ATGGAAAATAATGTTTTTAGACCAAATAGTTTAAAGGAATTTATTGGACAAACAAATATAATAAATAATTTAAATATATTTGTAAAGTCTGCTCAAAAAAGAAATAAAAACTTAGATCATATTCTTATTCATGGTTCATCTGGTTTAGGTAAAACAAGTTTAGCTTATTTAGTTTCTAAAATAATAAATAAAAAAATATATATTTTAAATGGTCAAAGTTTACAAAAACCTAGTGATATTATTTTCCCACTAACATCTTTAAAAGAAAATGAAATTTTATTTATTGATGAGATTCATTCTGTTTCAAAAGAAGTTTTTGAAATTCTATATCCAGTGCTAGAAGATAATAAATTAAACATAATAGTGGGTAAAGAATATAACTCAAAAGTTGTGAATATAAAAGTTGCAAACTTTACTTTAGTTGGTGCAACAACGGAAATAAATAAATTAGCCGAACCATTTAAAAATAGATTTCCCATATTATTTCATTTTCAACATTATAGTGAAAATGAAATTGCAGATATAATTCAATTAAATTGTAAGAAGTTAGAAATAGATTTAAATAAGGAAGTAATTAATTATATTTCAAAGTTTTGTCAAAATACTCCAAGAGTTGCAATTAATCTTTTAAAAAGAATTTATGATTATATTATTACTTTAGATCTTAAAAATATTGATATAAAAATTATTAAAAGTATTTTTTTAAAATTAGAAATTTATAAATTTGGATTAACCAATCAAGAAATTTCTTATTTAAAACTTTTATATAAACATTCAGTATTAGGTATTGAAACTATTCAACAAGTAATGGGATTACAGCAACAAATAATTATAAAATTAATTGAACCAATCTTAATTAGAAACTTTTTAGTTGAGAAAACTTTTAAAGGAAAAAAAATAACTGATAAAGCAATTGAATGATTAGAAAAAGAAATTTTAGTTTAA